A genomic stretch from Flavobacterium humidisoli includes:
- a CDS encoding AI-2E family transporter, translating to MKTINQNKRKELFDTILQLFFIFLLVGFCLKLLLPFFMPILWAVILSVVFYPLFNSLQRILKGRKTLASVVITILIIAIMVVPLIYFLKAATGNFLELKNSFEAGTLKITPPGASIKEWPIIGKPLYEFLLSLSTDLEQSVVKYQDQIRELSSKIMASILSSGAAFLQFLLSVIIAGVLLVSPSAKTFFMKFLRKIAGSEAEEIMTISVSTIYQVVKGILGVAVIQTIIQAIGLFWADIPYAGILTLICLIFSILQIGPIIINIGVIIYLFSTGDSGYAIFWTVFFIISGLSDNVLKPLLLGKGALVPMLVIFLGVIGGFIMSGFIGLFVGPIVFSIGYKLFVAWLDDNSEPIEEPVEDIEIS from the coding sequence ATGAAAACAATCAATCAGAATAAAAGGAAAGAACTCTTTGATACTATTTTGCAGTTATTTTTCATTTTTCTCCTTGTGGGATTTTGTCTTAAATTACTGTTGCCTTTTTTTATGCCTATTCTTTGGGCAGTAATATTGTCTGTTGTATTTTATCCGCTGTTTAATTCGTTGCAGCGAATATTAAAGGGGCGAAAAACCTTAGCATCAGTTGTTATCACTATTTTGATTATTGCCATAATGGTCGTGCCTCTTATTTATTTCCTAAAAGCAGCAACGGGAAATTTTTTAGAACTAAAAAACAGTTTTGAGGCAGGAACGCTTAAAATTACTCCGCCAGGAGCTTCTATAAAAGAATGGCCAATAATTGGCAAGCCTCTGTATGAATTTTTACTGTCTTTATCTACAGATTTGGAGCAGAGCGTTGTAAAATATCAAGATCAAATAAGAGAATTGTCGTCTAAAATCATGGCGAGTATTTTGAGTTCTGGCGCTGCATTTCTGCAATTTCTCCTATCGGTTATTATTGCAGGCGTTCTATTAGTATCTCCAAGCGCTAAAACTTTCTTTATGAAATTCCTTAGAAAAATTGCAGGAAGTGAGGCAGAAGAGATTATGACCATTTCGGTTTCAACTATTTATCAAGTGGTTAAAGGGATTTTGGGTGTTGCTGTTATTCAGACCATTATTCAGGCAATTGGATTGTTTTGGGCAGATATTCCGTATGCGGGAATTTTGACTTTGATTTGTTTGATATTTTCAATTTTACAGATTGGGCCAATTATAATAAATATCGGAGTTATTATTTATCTTTTTTCAACTGGAGATTCTGGTTATGCTATTTTTTGGACAGTGTTTTTCATTATCAGCGGATTATCAGATAATGTTCTAAAACCATTGTTGCTAGGAAAAGGCGCTCTTGTGCCAATGCTAGTTATTTTCCTAGGTGTAATTGGTGGTTTTATCATGTCGGGTTTTATCGGATTGTTTGTTGGACCAATTGTGTTTTCAATAGGCTACAAACTCTTTGTTGCTTGGCTAGATGATAATTCAGAACCCATTGAAGAACCTGTAGAAGATATTGAAATTAGTTAA
- a CDS encoding DUF763 domain-containing protein produces MKRSGTADLPLHYGHVPLWLAERMSKLGFAIVETIAMEFSTAEVISKLSNPFWFQSFGAVMGMDWHSSGITTSVLGALKKSVNPHSKELGIYICGGKGKYSMATPQELLFVGEKTGLDGINLASCSRLTAKVDNTAIQDGFQLYQHNFIVDNKGQWAVIQQGMNPNSRTARRYHWHSQDLKSFINEPHTFIYGENQGDILNLTASAATKSREGILELVKESPVKIIKEMQHLSMPAHHDVRMEDVNMKRLGAMLWTTHENKPEDFEELLLLKGMGPRALQSLALVSEIIYGTPTRFEDPARFSFAHGGKDGHPFPVPVKIYDETIDTLQRAINRAKIGNSDKLSAIQKLSEISRKAEESFTPNSNFDALVQREREESHKYGGRTVFGDAKPPKKKPINPNNQLELF; encoded by the coding sequence ATGAAACGTTCAGGCACGGCAGATCTTCCTTTACATTATGGACATGTTCCATTATGGCTTGCTGAACGAATGTCTAAACTGGGCTTTGCGATTGTAGAAACCATTGCAATGGAGTTTTCGACTGCCGAAGTTATAAGTAAATTGAGCAATCCGTTTTGGTTTCAGAGTTTTGGAGCCGTTATGGGAATGGACTGGCATTCATCTGGAATTACAACTTCGGTGCTTGGAGCATTAAAAAAATCGGTTAATCCGCACTCCAAAGAACTCGGAATTTACATCTGCGGAGGCAAAGGAAAGTATTCGATGGCTACACCGCAGGAACTTTTATTTGTTGGAGAGAAGACAGGTCTTGACGGAATTAATCTTGCCAGTTGTAGCCGACTTACCGCAAAAGTCGACAATACCGCCATTCAAGACGGGTTTCAATTGTATCAACACAATTTTATTGTCGATAATAAAGGGCAATGGGCTGTTATTCAGCAGGGAATGAATCCGAATTCTAGAACTGCCAGAAGATACCATTGGCATTCACAAGATTTAAAGTCTTTTATAAATGAACCCCATACTTTTATTTATGGCGAAAATCAAGGTGATATTTTAAATCTTACGGCCAGTGCTGCAACAAAATCTCGTGAAGGTATTTTAGAATTGGTAAAAGAATCGCCAGTCAAAATCATAAAAGAAATGCAGCATCTTTCTATGCCTGCGCATCACGATGTAAGGATGGAAGATGTAAACATGAAAAGATTGGGCGCAATGCTTTGGACGACTCACGAAAATAAACCAGAAGATTTTGAAGAATTACTGCTTTTAAAAGGAATGGGTCCAAGAGCTTTGCAGTCTTTAGCTTTGGTGAGCGAAATAATCTACGGAACTCCGACACGATTTGAAGATCCAGCTCGTTTTTCATTTGCTCATGGCGGAAAAGACGGACATCCGTTTCCTGTTCCGGTCAAAATCTATGATGAAACCATAGACACACTTCAAAGAGCTATTAATCGTGCCAAAATCGGGAATAGCGACAAATTGAGCGCCATTCAAAAACTATCTGAAATTTCAAGAAAAGCAGAAGAAAGTTTTACGCCAAATTCCAATTTTGATGCTCTTGTCCAGAGAGAAAGAGAGGAATCGCATAAATATGGAGGAAGAACCGTTTTTGGCGATGCAAAACCACCAAAAAAGAAACCTATAAACCCAAACAATCAGCTGGAATTATTTTAA
- a CDS encoding cupin domain-containing protein codes for MRTIPRRIVTGLRDGKSIIVQDEIVSNVTEHFPGLIISDIWSTDSTPAKFEEKVIENTAFPNTPKNGSYFRYVQIPPDKDLGVIALEGEPHPLMHQTDTLDYIIIISGEIYLIVDEEETLLHAGDIVIQRGTNHAWSNRSDSPCIQLAILLDAKKAE; via the coding sequence ATGAGAACAATACCAAGAAGAATCGTAACGGGTTTGCGAGACGGAAAATCAATTATAGTGCAAGATGAAATCGTTTCGAACGTAACGGAACATTTTCCAGGATTAATTATTTCAGATATCTGGTCGACAGATTCAACGCCAGCAAAATTTGAGGAGAAAGTTATTGAAAACACCGCTTTTCCAAATACACCAAAAAACGGAAGTTATTTTCGTTATGTCCAGATTCCGCCCGATAAAGATTTGGGAGTGATAGCCTTAGAAGGAGAACCACATCCGCTGATGCATCAAACGGATACTTTAGATTATATTATCATCATTTCGGGTGAAATTTACCTGATTGTAGACGAGGAAGAAACTTTATTGCATGCCGGTGATATTGTAATTCAACGCGGAACCAATCACGCTTGGAGCAATCGATCCGACTCGCCCTGCATTCAATTGGCGATCTTATTGGATGCCAAAAAAGCAGAATGA